Proteins encoded in a region of the Alphaproteobacteria bacterium genome:
- a CDS encoding aldo/keto reductase, with product MTGHLERYELAPGLTVSRLTKGNWQLAERHGPKIAQDRAIEGMRRFVEAGITNFDCADHYVGVEELIGAFRVRHPDLAERLTVQTKLVPDREVQPGIKRADIEEIVDRARMRLGTDRLDLIQFHWWDYDVPGYVDSMLWLADMQAAGKIGHLGVTNFDCPRLEEILNAGVRVVSHQVQYSALDRRPERGMAALCQAHGIALQCYGSIAGGFLSDRWLGQPAPDTPADRSQQKYRLMVEEFGGWGALQSLLQALAGVARHHNVSLAAVAIRYVLSKPGVATAIVGARTDAHLADTLTVNDLRLSAEDMSAIDAVGNAAPGPAGDCYTLERDPDGPHTAMNWKNQNRKGAGAR from the coding sequence ATGACAGGCCACCTCGAACGCTACGAACTCGCCCCCGGGCTCACCGTCAGCCGGCTGACCAAAGGCAACTGGCAACTCGCCGAACGCCATGGCCCCAAGATTGCCCAGGATCGGGCCATCGAGGGGATGCGCCGTTTTGTCGAGGCAGGCATTACCAACTTCGACTGTGCCGACCATTACGTCGGTGTCGAGGAGTTGATCGGCGCATTTCGGGTGCGCCACCCCGATCTGGCGGAACGGTTAACGGTCCAGACCAAGCTCGTCCCCGACCGCGAGGTGCAACCGGGCATCAAGCGCGCCGACATCGAAGAGATCGTCGACCGGGCACGCATGCGCCTCGGTACGGACCGGCTCGACCTCATCCAGTTTCATTGGTGGGATTACGATGTACCCGGTTACGTCGACAGTATGCTGTGGCTCGCCGACATGCAGGCGGCGGGCAAGATTGGCCACCTTGGCGTCACCAACTTCGACTGCCCCCGCCTCGAAGAAATTCTCAACGCAGGTGTTCGCGTTGTAAGCCATCAAGTGCAGTATTCCGCGCTGGATCGGCGCCCGGAACGGGGCATGGCCGCGCTGTGCCAGGCCCACGGGATCGCCCTGCAATGCTATGGCTCGATCGCCGGCGGTTTTTTGTCCGACCGTTGGTTGGGACAACCGGCGCCCGATACGCCGGCCGATCGTTCGCAACAAAAATACCGCCTCATGGTCGAGGAGTTCGGCGGTTGGGGCGCCTTGCAATCGCTGCTCCAGGCCCTGGCCGGTGTTGCCCGCCACCACAACGTGTCGCTCGCCGCGGTCGCTATCCGGTATGTCCTCAGCAAGCCGGGCGTCGCAACCGCAATCGTCGGTGCCCGGACCGACGCACACCTTGCGGACACCCTGACTGTCAACGATCTACGGCTCTCCGCTGAAGACATGTCGGCCATCGATGCCGTCGGCAATGCCGCGCCGGGCCCGGCGGGCGACTGCTACACGCTGGAACGCGACCCCGACGGTCCGCATACGGCGATGAACTGGAAGAACCAGAACCGCAAGGGCGCGGGCGCCCGCTAA
- a CDS encoding TIGR04076 family protein, translating to MADAFELYDLAVEVVHHDLAKRLICKHELGEVFYVRGSRVEFPPGQGFGLYALLAVLPFVPARQRPTQDADWMTTDAVIGCTDPHCGAGFRITRLDSKTYRHADHSAEPLTT from the coding sequence GTGGCTGACGCATTCGAACTCTACGACCTCGCTGTCGAGGTGGTGCACCACGATCTCGCCAAGCGGTTGATCTGCAAGCACGAATTGGGCGAGGTTTTCTATGTCCGCGGCAGCCGGGTGGAGTTTCCGCCCGGTCAGGGCTTCGGCCTCTACGCGCTGCTCGCCGTTCTGCCCTTCGTCCCTGCGCGTCAGCGCCCGACGCAGGACGCCGACTGGATGACCACCGATGCCGTGATCGGCTGCACCGACCCCCATTGCGGCGCCGGTTTTAGGATCACCCGCCTCGATTCCAAGACCTACCGCCACGCCGACCACAGCGCCGAACCTCTGACGACCTAG
- a CDS encoding cupin domain-containing protein, whose product MRPHIPHLDTTAMDWATPFPGLYSKVLSVDPDTGARTAIQRLVPGEGYHAPTVAHYHHSAEEILVLKGRLSFDSQTYLGAHGYCFHPPETVHGFKSDVPVETWFLSRHSKKMCTHEVPTPEKLEYYPVNGATPARGWAAVPDATADGWHDGVKVLGEDPETGEGSKFVRLNGAAPDLGVRDGFYVEFFVLDGALESTDGETFDAGAYGSYPPGALRPTFANAKKALVYVNYGPA is encoded by the coding sequence GTGCGACCGCATATTCCCCATCTCGATACGACGGCAATGGATTGGGCAACGCCCTTCCCCGGTCTGTATTCGAAGGTTCTCAGCGTCGATCCCGATACAGGTGCCCGCACCGCGATCCAGCGGTTGGTGCCAGGCGAGGGATATCACGCCCCCACGGTCGCGCATTACCACCATTCCGCCGAAGAAATTTTGGTCCTCAAGGGGCGGCTGTCGTTCGATAGCCAAACCTATCTCGGCGCCCACGGATACTGCTTTCATCCGCCCGAGACCGTTCACGGTTTCAAAAGCGATGTCCCGGTCGAGACCTGGTTCCTGTCGCGCCACTCCAAAAAGATGTGCACCCATGAGGTGCCGACACCGGAGAAGCTGGAGTACTACCCCGTGAACGGCGCGACGCCGGCCCGCGGTTGGGCAGCGGTGCCCGACGCGACCGCGGATGGGTGGCACGACGGCGTGAAAGTCCTCGGCGAAGATCCCGAGACCGGCGAGGGCTCGAAGTTCGTGCGCCTAAATGGCGCGGCCCCCGACCTTGGGGTGCGCGACGGATTCTACGTGGAGTTTTTCGTGCTCGATGGCGCCCTTGAAAGCACGGACGGCGAAACTTTCGACGCGGGTGCCTACGGCAGCTACCCGCCGGGCGCGCTGCGGCCCACGTTCGCCAACGCGAAAAAGGCTCTGGTCTACGTGAACTACGGTCCTGCCTAG
- a CDS encoding MIP/aquaporin family protein produces MIRPFSLSRRLIAEALGTCLLVATVVGSGVMAEGMAGGNGAIALLGNTIATGAILFVLITVFADLSGAHFNPAVTLGFLLRRELRPVHAAAYAGAQIAGAVAGTILAHAMFALPLIQSSPTARSGASQWLAEGVATFGLLLTIYGCLRFRPRAVAPAVALYITAGYWFTASTSFANPAVTIGRTMTASFSGIRPTDAPGFIIAQLVGAAVATAILAWLFTKPHTASR; encoded by the coding sequence ATGATTCGCCCGTTTTCCCTTTCGCGCCGCTTGATCGCCGAAGCCCTTGGCACATGTTTGCTTGTGGCGACCGTGGTGGGGTCTGGCGTCATGGCAGAAGGCATGGCCGGCGGGAACGGCGCGATCGCCCTTCTGGGCAACACGATTGCGACGGGCGCAATTCTCTTTGTTCTGATTACCGTGTTTGCCGACTTGTCCGGCGCCCACTTCAATCCTGCCGTGACACTGGGCTTCCTGCTGCGGCGCGAGTTGCGCCCGGTTCACGCGGCGGCTTATGCCGGAGCGCAGATCGCGGGCGCGGTCGCCGGGACGATCCTCGCCCACGCCATGTTCGCCCTGCCCTTGATCCAGTCGTCGCCAACCGCGCGCTCCGGTGCCTCGCAATGGCTAGCGGAGGGGGTCGCGACCTTCGGGTTGCTGTTGACGATATACGGTTGTTTGCGGTTTCGTCCGCGCGCCGTGGCGCCTGCCGTGGCGCTCTATATCACCGCCGGTTACTGGTTCACGGCCTCTACCTCGTTTGCGAATCCCGCCGTCACGATCGGACGGACGATGACCGCTTCGTTCTCCGGCATACGTCCTACAGATGCCCCGGGCTTTATCATCGCCCAATTGGTCGGCGCGGCGGTGGCGACGGCGATCCTGGCGTGGCTCTTCACTAAGCCGCACACAGCGTCGCGCTGA
- a CDS encoding TraR/DksA C4-type zinc finger protein produces the protein MGDDTAAFRARLHEEARALAATAARTAAERVPVQLDQQSVGRLSRMDALQVQAMAMAEQVRRDTRLRQVNAALKRLDDGMFGDCVRCGEIIEDKRLDADPAATLCIMCARGG, from the coding sequence ATGGGGGACGATACTGCGGCATTTCGCGCCCGCCTGCACGAAGAAGCGCGCGCCCTGGCCGCGACCGCGGCGCGGACCGCCGCGGAACGCGTCCCTGTCCAGCTTGACCAGCAAAGCGTCGGACGGTTGTCGCGGATGGATGCGCTCCAGGTCCAAGCGATGGCCATGGCCGAGCAGGTCCGGCGCGACACGCGGCTGCGCCAGGTTAACGCGGCGCTGAAACGGCTCGACGACGGCATGTTCGGCGACTGCGTAAGGTGTGGCGAGATCATCGAGGACAAGCGCCTCGACGCCGACCCAGCTGCGACCCTGTGCATCATGTGCGCGCGCGGCGGTTAA
- a CDS encoding MmgE/PrpD family protein, producing the protein MGTTRDLTNFVARTRYDDLPKETVEATKLAVLNIVGCMLAGYQTRIGQLHTEMAKDMGGGREQATIIGDGAKVSAPLAAYANGNFGFALDYEDTVLYIAHPGYITMSSGLAVGEMLGSSGKDLILSIALGFDVVSRLGAAMQPTPERGALVWGEQYHPFASAVTAGKLYGLDAEALDVAFGIAGTYATVPSAYKYFGVVEETRPMREVKLGWGWMSMAGTVAAQSAHRGFRGGHGVLDGKQGFYVMAGSDQCDWERMVKDLGKTWAIDKTEYKIHPSIAWNHPLHDATRGLVAEHGIAPDQVEKIRISGMNMPLIGDVNPQGAVDAQFSLPYTVVTTIMQEPLLPAMYSDEKLADPVLRGLLAKVEMHHDKAADADFFTDQKMRFGVEIALKGGKTAKRDVEWPRDQPPMGRPEIEKKFRELAGTALNDKRTDEVLKAIDALDTFDNVADFARLLA; encoded by the coding sequence ATGGGAACGACCCGCGACCTGACCAACTTCGTCGCCCGCACGAGGTACGACGACCTGCCCAAAGAAACGGTCGAGGCGACGAAGCTCGCCGTATTGAACATCGTCGGCTGCATGTTGGCGGGCTACCAGACCCGTATCGGGCAACTGCATACCGAGATGGCCAAGGACATGGGCGGCGGGCGCGAGCAAGCGACGATTATCGGCGACGGCGCCAAAGTCTCCGCACCGCTCGCGGCCTATGCCAACGGTAACTTCGGGTTCGCGTTGGATTACGAAGACACCGTTCTCTATATCGCCCACCCCGGCTACATCACGATGTCGTCGGGCCTCGCGGTCGGCGAAATGTTGGGCTCCTCGGGGAAGGACCTCATTCTCAGCATCGCACTCGGCTTCGACGTGGTGTCGCGGCTCGGCGCGGCGATGCAACCGACACCAGAGCGCGGTGCGCTGGTCTGGGGCGAGCAGTATCATCCGTTCGCCTCGGCAGTCACGGCCGGTAAACTGTACGGGCTCGATGCCGAAGCGCTCGACGTCGCGTTCGGTATTGCCGGCACCTATGCCACCGTTCCTTCAGCCTACAAGTACTTCGGCGTTGTCGAGGAAACGCGCCCGATGCGCGAAGTAAAGCTTGGCTGGGGCTGGATGAGCATGGCCGGCACCGTGGCAGCGCAGTCGGCGCACCGCGGATTTCGCGGCGGTCACGGGGTGTTGGACGGTAAGCAGGGCTTCTATGTCATGGCGGGCTCCGACCAGTGCGATTGGGAGCGAATGGTCAAAGACCTCGGCAAAACCTGGGCGATCGACAAGACCGAATACAAGATCCATCCCTCGATCGCGTGGAACCATCCGCTGCACGACGCGACCCGCGGCCTCGTCGCCGAACACGGCATCGCGCCGGACCAAGTGGAGAAGATCCGCATTTCGGGGATGAACATGCCGCTGATCGGCGACGTCAATCCGCAAGGCGCCGTCGACGCGCAATTCTCGCTGCCCTACACGGTGGTCACGACGATCATGCAAGAGCCGCTTTTGCCGGCGATGTACTCGGACGAAAAGCTGGCCGACCCCGTGTTGCGCGGCCTGCTGGCCAAGGTCGAGATGCACCACGACAAGGCAGCCGACGCCGATTTCTTCACCGACCAGAAAATGCGGTTCGGCGTCGAGATCGCGCTTAAGGGCGGTAAGACCGCGAAGCGCGACGTGGAGTGGCCACGCGATCAGCCGCCGATGGGCCGACCCGAAATCGAGAAGAAATTTCGCGAACTGGCCGGTACCGCACTGAACGACAAGCGCACCGACGAGGTGCTTAAAGCAATCGACGCGCTGGACACTTTCGACAACGTTGCCGACTTCGCGCGGTTGCTGGCCTAA
- a CDS encoding cyclic nucleotide-binding domain-containing protein, with protein MANGGFAPQNRIEFAAGTEIFHEGQDADAAFLVLEGQVEVRKRTGDGHKVMATLGNGDVLGEMALFGGVHRSADAVAVSDTKAFRLSRADFESRLASTDTVLRRMVTILVARLRDATEELARLRGETT; from the coding sequence ATGGCGAACGGCGGGTTTGCGCCACAGAACCGGATCGAGTTTGCGGCCGGTACCGAGATATTTCACGAAGGTCAGGATGCCGATGCCGCCTTTCTTGTACTTGAGGGGCAGGTCGAGGTGCGCAAGCGGACCGGCGACGGACACAAGGTAATGGCGACCTTGGGCAACGGCGACGTGCTGGGCGAAATGGCGCTGTTCGGCGGCGTGCACCGCTCGGCTGACGCGGTCGCGGTAAGCGACACCAAGGCGTTTCGGCTGAGCCGGGCGGATTTCGAATCGCGGCTGGCCAGCACCGATACCGTGCTGCGCCGAATGGTGACAATCCTCGTGGCGCGTCTGCGCGACGCGACCGAAGAACTGGCCCGCCTGCGCGGCGAGACGACGTGA